In Aspergillus oryzae RIB40 DNA, chromosome 6, one genomic interval encodes:
- a CDS encoding zinc-binding alcohol dehydrogenase family protein (predicted protein), whose translation MGLPALSMKSALTRFKKGDRVVSDTPVYQVKQSKYGGWQKFVVSREATTAKIPTSTTFEDAAAIPFSLLTAVAALHLHLGMNKPGTKCSGKVLIWSASGSVGGYAVQYAAGLGYEVVATASPRKFEYVRGLGASAVYDYKDDEIVSKLKNLGPYDFIMTASGDAIGASALSEVLQPGGGTFASVRPQSDEMHLAGNVHLVYDFFSMTTQKPENTAFTEWWYRDYLPGALGGNVTPTPLEKRPGGLNKIQEACADVLEGRASKKLVLDPQADVFE comes from the exons ATGGGGTTGCCGGCACTGTCCATGAAGTCGGCTC TCACCAGATTCAAGAAGGGAGACCGCGTTGTGTCCGATACACCTGTTTACCAGGTCAAACAATCTAAGTACGGAGGCTGGCAGAAATTCGTCGTGAGCAGAGAAGCTACCACCGCTAAGATACCAACAAGCACAACTTTCGAGGACGCTGCTGCGATACCTTTCTCACTCTTAACAGCTGTTGCAGCCTTACACTTACACTTGGGAATGAATAAACCTGGAACAAAGTGCAGTGGAAAAGTACTAATCTGGAGCGCAAGCGGATCCGTGGGGGGTTACGCTGTTCAGTATGCTGCTGGC CTTGGCTATGAAGTCGTGGCAACCGCTTCCCCGCGAAAGTTTGAATATGTTCGTGGCCTCGGGGCCTCTGCGGTTTATGACTACAAGGACGATGAAATAGTTTCTAAGCTGAAGAACCTCGGTCCCTATGACTTTATCATGACAGCGTCAGGGGATGCGATAGGTGCAAGCGCTTTGAGCGAGGTCCTACAACCTGGAGGCGGCACATTTGCTTCTGTCCGACCGCAAAGTGATGAAATGCATCTTGCCGGAAATGTCCACCTGGTCTACGACTTTTTCAGCATGACCACCCAGAAGCCGGAAAATACAGCTTTTACGGAATGGTGGTATCGTGACTACCTCCCCGGAGCTTTGGGCGGGAACGTGACCCCCACGCCCTTGGAAAAGCGACCTGGTGGCTTAAACAAAATCCAGGAAGCTTGTGCCGACGTTTTAGAAGGGCGAGCCTCGAAGAAACTAGTGTTGGACCCCCAAGCAGATGTATTTGAATAG
- a CDS encoding uncharacterized protein (predicted protein) — protein MRNTDHKTFLLCYQKALKASIPAKELPQGPKCFELAYIVQHYEEDAETHQHLIPHIATHNQTASPSSSALPSDYLPQGAILDESTVWNNWGNVSPGFEDGFN, from the exons ATGAGAAACACGGACCATAAAACATTCTTATTGTGCTATCAAAAGGCCCTCAAGGCCTCCATCCCTGCAAAAGAGCTGCCACAGGGTCCAAAATGCTTTGAGCTCGCATACATTGTTCAGCATtatgaggaagatgctgagaCGCATCAACATTTAATTCCGCATATAGCCACTCATAACCAAACAGCCA gtccatcttcctcggctcTGCCTTCCGATTACCTACCGCAAGGCGCGATACTTGACGAAAGTACGGTGTGGAACAACTGGGGAAACGTCAGTCCAGGatttgaagatggtttcaACTGA
- a CDS encoding uncharacterized protein (permease of the major facilitator superfamily), producing the protein MAEKEPKTVPVSSTEVDTDSLGASVKYDSDRERQDKQSQPLPGKSTFETEDHRLYRPIDSYEGIHRWDPDFEWTEEEERKIVRKIDWRVCTFACVTFFALQLDRGNINQALSDTMLQDLHMTSNDYNTGQTIFLVCFLIAEMPSQLISKRLGPDRWIPFQMVAWSLVAACQAFLKTKSAYLGIRALLGLLEGGFIPDTILFLSFFYKSSELPKRLTCFWISYTLTSIIGAFLAFGLLHIKDSNGGGSWRYLFAYEGLITGVIGILAAFWMPAGPTQTKGGLRGKDGWFNEREEKIMVNRVIRDDPSKGTMHNRQAVTPKLLWYSLKDYHMWPIYALGLIWMIPYTPASNYLTLQLRQQGFTTFQTNLLVIPSAVVSIITMITTTWIAERTNQRLLLGAAAEIWYLVLLIALETLPMKSMPWPRFAILTLTVGGPSIHPVLVALTSRNAGSVRTRTVASALYNMSVQISSIASANVYRTDDAPYYREGNKVTIALAVVSFFLFIGSKLYYDWRNRRNTEKWNALTSEQKQQYVRDNSVMNNKRLDFRFAS; encoded by the exons ATGGCTGAGAAAGAACCGAAAACTGTGCCCGTTTCTTCTACCGAGGTAGATACTGACTCTCTGGGGGCCAGTGTCAAATATGATTCAGACAGAGAGCGTCAAGACAAGCAGAGCCAGCCTCTCCCGGGGAAAAGCACTTTCGAGACAGAAGACCATCGCCTCTATCGACCCATCGACAGCTATGAGGGCATTCATCGCTGGGATCCTGACTTTGAATGgaccgaagaggaagagaggaaaatcGTCAGAAAG ATTGACTGGCGAGTCTGCACGTTCGCGTGTGTTACGTTCTTCGCGCTGCAGCTTGATCGAGGAAATATCAACCAGGCGCTCTCGGATACGATGTTGCAAGACCTACACATGACCAGCAATGACTACAACACGGGCCAAACCATTTTCTTAGTCTGCTTTCTGATCGCCGAGATGCCCTCGCAGTTGATTTCCAAGCGACTGGGCCCCGATCGCTGGATTCCTTTTCAGATGGTGGCATGGAGTTTAGTCGCCGCGTGCCAGGCATTTTTGAAGACCAAATCAGCTTATCTAGGCATCCGTGCCTTGCTTGGACTGCTTGAGGGTGGTTTCATCCCTGACACAAttcttttcttatcattCTTCTACAAGTCTAGTGAGCTCCCGAAACGGCTGACCTGCTTCTGGATTTCATACACCCTCACGAGCATCATTGGCGCATTTCTAGCCTTTGGCCTGCTCCATATCAAGGACTCCAATGGTGGCGGATCCTGGAGGTACCTCTTCGCGTATGAAGGTCTTATCACTGGTGTTATCGGCATCCTCGCTGCTTTTTGGATGCCAGCAGGCCCAACCCAGACCAAAGGCGGACTCCGAGGGAAAGACGGATGGTTCAACGAgcgcgaagagaagatcatggtCAATCGCGTCATTCGCGACGATCCAAGTAAAGGAACCATGCACAATCGCCAGGCTGTTACCCCAAAGCTCCTCTGGTACTCATTAAAGGACTACCATATGTGGCCGATCTATGCTCTTggattgatttggatgattCCCTACACCCCAGCCAGCAACTATCTCACCTTGCAACTGCGCCAGCAAGGATTTACCACCTTCCAAACCAACCTACTTGTGATCCCTTCAGCTGTCGTCAGCATCATAACCATGATCACGACCACGTGGATCGCAGAGCGTACCAACCAGCGTTTACTCCTCGGCGCCGCAGCTGAGATTTGGTATTTGGTCCTACTGATTGCACTCGAGACGCTCCCTATGAAAAGCATGCCTTGGCCTCGATTTGCCATCCTAACTCTCACGGTCGGAGGGCCCAGCATTCATCCCGTCTTGGTAGCATTGACCTCGCGGAATGCAGGCTCTGTCCGGACACGAACGGTCGCTTCTGCGTTGTACAATATGTCCGTGCAAATCAGTAGCATTGCTTCTGCTAAC GTCTACCGAACCGATGATGCACCATATTACAGGGAGGGAAATAAGGTCACGATCGCATTGGCTGTTGTcagcttcttccttttcatagGATCAAAGCTATACTATGATTGGCGCAAtag GCGAAACACCGAGAAATGGAATGCCCTCACCAGTGAACAGAAACAACAGTATGTTCGGGATAACTCAGTCATGAACAATAAACG ACTTGACTTCCGGTTTGCCTCTTGA
- a CDS encoding uncharacterized protein (predicted protein), producing the protein MMDCLASIWGGIKPWLWPTGRSVQRDEVRISHLHCRTQGLTTVKVLIFVDAERGPDDLVVTFHRNHFQDRLPWNEFKSLGPPAATAVVKAGWKFVALEQIAESIHARRFDEKELDKLRNEARDERKRISIRKPSDPYS; encoded by the exons ATGATGGATTGCCTGGCCAGCATCTGGGGTGGTATTAAACCTTGGCTATGGCCGACGGGGCGAAGTGTTCAAAGAGACGAGGTCAGAATCTCGCACCTACATTGCAGGACGCAAGGTCTAACAACAGTTAAGGTCTTAATCTTCGTGGACGCCGAGAGAGGACCGGACGACCTGGTAGTGACATTTCATCGCAATCATTTCCAGGACCGCCTTCCATGGAATGAGTTCAAGTCGCTTGGGCCACCAGCTGCAACTGCAGTTGTCAAAGCTGGATGGAAATTTGTGGCTTTAGAACAGATAGCGGAGTCAATACACGCAAGGCGGTTCGACGAAAAGGAACTGGATAAACTTCGAAATGAGGCCAGGGACGAGCGCAAGCGGATTTCCATTCGCAAACCTTCGGATCCA TATTCGTAA
- a CDS encoding uncharacterized protein (predicted protein), with translation MEATSSLEDKFVERVKSRGAHFGSDSSGLDGHQLKTIQSCFEIFAESALDSLSQAQQYRILRVRKLFRKVYSTLGPVMVVLCMLADSVTNIAKLNLEILIPKLWDQIYVPKKGLKDAATALCQEHQAVLESSDTSLRKRKRNQNSLHRDVVGKASLPTTAQQVREEGSEADRVECKGAVFM, from the exons ATGGAAGCCACCTCTTCGCTGGAGGACAAATTTGTCGAACGAGTTAAATCAAGAGGGGCACATTTCGGCAGTGATTCGAGTGGACTAGATGGTCATCAGTTGAAAACTATACAATCATGCTTTGAGATATTCGCGGAGTCTGCGTTAGATTCCCTATCTCAGGCACAGCAGTATAGAATACTCCGCGTTCGAAAGCTTTTCCGCAAGGTTTATTCAACTCTTGGGCCAGTGATGGTTGTTCTATGTATGCTGGCTGATTCAGTTACGAATATCGCTAAACTGAATCTGGAAATCCTTATTCCAAAGCTTTGGGATCAGATATACGTCCCCAAGAAAGGACTTAAGGATGCGGCGACAGCTCTCTGCCAGGAACACCAGGCTGTTTTAGAAAGCTCAG ACACTTCATTGAGAAAACGGAAGCGCAATCAAAACTCTCTGCATCGCGATGTAGTAGGAAAAGCCAGTCTCCCAACTACGGCTCAGCAGGTTCGCGAGGAAGGATCGGAAGCAG ATCGGGTGGAGTGCAAAGGTGCAGTTTTCATGTAG
- a CDS encoding uncharacterized protein (predicted protein) — protein MAEWPGVQGILGHDEGNYLTVLFLAWAYILSARWAELLKSASDCKIKFTTENVASFMVPSHQYAAEIDLGYHAGKDEAGWWAVILSSGGCRHITADYNQKIYLSPWSVTISDTSRIGVMGDPSVAGIELPSSSTALAYLARFCSRHRLYGQCSAALAAVLYVPFLSGRLVSLPMPKQVQRSQSPAISAQPDKDIIGEHGRLLPYYMTLSSNVWGMRSLLFSTFFNADIECNLVSAWLNPAFAIIDPLLEANDLPMLAKVLANREPKFSSLWLGAIITDIAKITLRDIRTGLTALDLNAAAWTGTVQSFIALKPGLSDGITIRREDECRLLFITGCDGFIRVPIYPWKPFGATLLYDTEPQVRQHACCGCHCLEYHSWNWVLANGEELEDLGIDLTSDNENGLNTHVPERYPSAQHDLKLFSESLSEAATRGIFSWLRSTGYPANEKPIYQHSWIDIESSDDECVDDVESGTIEVTGSQEFIDEWLSKVD, from the coding sequence ATGGCGGAGTGGCCAGGTGTCCAAGGAATATTGGGTCATGACGAGGGCAACTACCTTACAGTCTTATTCCTTGCCTGGGCTTATATTCTTTCAGCACGATGGGCAGAGCTATTAAAGAGTGCATCGGATTGCAAAATCAAATTTACAACAGAAAATGTTGCATCTTTTATGGTACCCAGCCATCAATATGCGGCTGAGATCGACTTGGGATATCATGCCGGAAAAGACGAAGCTGGTTGGTGGGCGGTCATACTATCTTCCGGGGGCTGCCGGCACATAACAGCAGACTATAACCAGAAAATATACTTGTCTCCGTGGTCTGTTACGATATCGGATACATCACGCATTGGTGTTATGGGAGACCCTTCTGTTGCTGGTATTGAGCTGCCGTCATCGAGCACTGCCCTTGCATATCTAGCTCGGTTTTGTTCCCGTCATCGCCTATATGGCCAATGTTCTGCGGCTCTGGCTGCGGTGCTTTATGTTCCTTTCCTTAGTGGGAGATTGGTATCACTTCCGATGCCAAAACAGGTCCAACGATCACAGTCGCCCGCAATATCCGCACAACCAGATAAAGATATCATTGGGGAGCATGGGAGACTCCTTCCTTATTATATGACGCTGAGCTCCAATGTTTGGGGTATGCGGTCTCTGCTCTTCAGCACTTTCTTTAATGCAGATATCGAATGTAACCTGGTCAGTGCTTGGCTAAACCCTGCATTCGCAATAATAGATCCTCTCCTTGAAGCGAACGATTTGCCTATGCTCGCGAAGGTCCTGGCAAATCGAGAACCTAAGTTTAGCAGTCTGTGGCTTGGCGCAATTATTACGGACATTGCCAAGATTACATTACGGGATATTCGGACTGGTCTCACAGCGCTAGATCTTAACGCTGCTGCCTGGACCGGGACAGTACAATCTTTTATAGCATTGAAGCCAGGCCTTAGCGACGGCATAACGATACGTCGCGAAGATGAGTGtcgccttctcttcattaCAGGCTGCGATGGATTTATTAGAGTTCCAATTTACCCTTGGAAGCCTTTTGGTGCTACTCTTCTGTATGACACAGAACCTCAGGTTCGGCAGCATGCATGTTGCGGATGCCATTGTTTAGAGTATCACTCTTGGAACTGGGTTCTTGCAAATggtgaagagcttgaagatctGGGCATAGATCTTACTTCTGACAATGAAAATGGTTTAAATACACATGTACCGGAACGATATCCATCAGCACAACACGACCTTAAATTGTTTTCGGAATCATTGTCAGAGGCGGCTACACGCGGAATATTCAGCTGGCTACGGTCAACAGGATATCCAGCTAATGAGAAGCCCATATACCAGCACTCATGGATTGATATCGAAAGTTCTGACGATGAGTGTGTGGACGATGTGGAATCCGGTACTATCGAGGTTACCGGCTCACAGGAATTCATCGATGAATGGCTTAGCAAGGTTGATTGA
- a CDS encoding uncharacterized protein (predicted protein), protein MNNKNITRNAPGSSFAEDQLSVVGPPAVSLLGNVSRSPTPTPTQFVDLNESLIQSLASDWDSLRNTPCSAQPRINPEQDNRPDHHGPGQSDSIGNTTWMLCSMAFPPNLGNDVVYVEAYISSFHPGGQVVLKLTPETISKLVRKHRLNYCVYPTTSGNGRYQAELQLAVLYAQFHQALVNFAYLIRGDVLATLWERQEQKVPDWIWKHVKNLIWGFFFSPFTCKYRLMMFLLVAGPIEDELMLDERFELE, encoded by the exons ATGAATAATAAAAACATCACTCGAAACGCTCCCGGATCATCCTTCGCAGAAGACCAACTCTCCGTGGTTGGACCACCGGCTGTATCTTTACTTGGTAACGTTTCACGTTCTCCGACGCCAACACCAACTCAATTCGTCGATTTGAATGAGTCTCTGATTCAGTCTCTCGCATCTGATTGGGACAGCTTGCGAAATACCCCGTGCAGCGCTCAGCCAAGAATCAACCCTGAGCAAGACAATCGCCCTGATCATCATGGTCCTGGTCAAAGTGACAGTATCGGTAACACCACATGGATGCTTTGTTCGATGGCGTTTCCCCCGAACCTAGGAAATGACGTTGTGTACGTCGAagcatatatatcttccttcCACCCTGGTGGCCAGGTTGTTCTTAAGCTTACTCCCGAGACAATCAGTAAACTGGTCCGGAAACACCGATTGAACTATTGCGTGTATCCAACTACCAGTGGCAATGGCCGGTATCAAGCGGAACTGCAACTGGCGGTGTTATATGCACAATTCCATCAGGCACTGGTTAATTTTGCTTATTTAATTCGTGGGGACGTTCTGGCTACCTTGTGGGAGCGCCAGGAGCAAAAGGTGCCGGACTGGATCTGGAAACATGTCAAAAATTTGATCtgggggttcttcttctctcccttcacCTGTAAATAtcggttgatgatgtttttATTGGTTGCGGGACCTATTGAAG ATGAGTTGATGCTGGACGAACGCTTTGAACTAGAATAG